Proteins co-encoded in one Hemibagrus wyckioides isolate EC202008001 linkage group LG26, SWU_Hwy_1.0, whole genome shotgun sequence genomic window:
- the radil gene encoding ras-associating and dilute domain-containing protein isoform X5 has product MVLPSTPNLKDINAQARKLQRHRAKGTMTLQHGQSFYRSLSETSLNLVGVTGEEPKRYSTLPGSGRARSDGCKEGGGVKHSLYQSPHLLLLQGYNRQDCLVYLLNKEQHTVGQETASTRPNICLSSPDILPLHCRIRRRRSSSSSSSSSSSSSSSSDHRILLEPVGHGTVLVNFTRIERPTPLRHGDLLSFGAHYIFLYRDPLSAKPLPGHTLTRLRALGAINGEACPTCGATPREQTGFRQSSKNAKGPKKRKLALEFERAQEDALVNRVLTLIEPSGDDHKLTPAYLLCLCIQHSAHSFPPGSFGKLLLKIAKKIQSIAWEKTKELAQKQAQHQDPASLSLLSISDLVPDLQVIFFWMANAIEILYFIQQKSPAYMQNIEMMDSKAGSKESLLSATISASEEVMTILEEVIMYTFQQCVYYITKLFGFVSQCVCVLCTIFLQSLYVVLPALLDCSPFGGESSSEACRRTTGARACTCSVCVMPEAVRRALCVFQTTADLMQQYQVHAEIQSQMFAYLFFFTNASLFNLLIDKGPVRGWFQRSQALHIQACLRMILDWAKGAGRAQIAPKFFAKLCSAVTILITPASQLSQMSWKVLRAEHPSLKPVQLHRILTQYQLTGEVGSVPIWVPSSEDEAYVYRTVDLLESFDNHPPIVLPSAGFKVDLESECVDDSIYRQLLYIRHFLWGLRTKTHGGTDRQEIQRGEGEGEVRISSFGGRGEGSGAEERTRERAHTPHYRNGTSARQAPDPSCLFTPPNTPQYPEYTHTPYTKHSQQEHIPANGCTRSTPEHKKINGYISNGPLNGCGFPFPIPLAQTLSNNSDPVCSVFVVDLDKGPYGLGMGLIDGLHTPLNSPGIYIRTLIPEGPAASDGRLHIGDRILAVNGKSLIGADYQRFLTHISISHNPQCNNRHICHLSGHKHRLVQTIYLALMEVMSSVRAFKLDKGAHASLRFFLVA; this is encoded by the exons ATATAAATGCACAGGCACGCAAACTTCAGCGGCACCGCGCTAAAGGAACAATGACCCTGCAGCACGGCCAGTCCTTCTACCGCAGTCTCAGCGAGACCAGTCTCAACCTGGTAGGTGTGACTGGGGAGGAGCCGAAGCGCTACTCTACGCTGCCCGGGTCAGGCCGTGCACGCTCAGACGGATGCAAAGAGGGGGGCGGAGTCAAGCATTCCCTCTACCAGTCACCTCATTTGCTGCTGCTGCAAGGATATAACCGACAA GACTGCCTGGTTTACCTGCTGAACAAAGAGCAGCACACAGTGGGTCAGGAGACGGCAAGCACACGACCAAACATCTGTCTGTCATCTCCGGACATCCTCCCACTCCACTGCCGCATACGCCGCAGACGCTCGTCTTCCTCgtcttcttcatcctcttcttcttcctcctcttcatcagaCCACCGGATCTTACTGGAACCGGTCGGTCATGGCACTGTGCTGGTCAACTTCACTCGTATCGAGCGTCCTACTCCGCTTCGTCATGGCGACCTGCTGTCTTTTGGCGcccattacatttttttgtatagAGACCCACTGAGCGCCAAGCCGCTACCAGGCCACACCCTGACCCGCCTCCGTGCCCTCGGCGCCATAAATGGGGAGGCGTGTCCAACGTGCGGTGCTACCCCACGGGAACAGACGGGATTTCGCCAAAGCTCAAAGAATGCAAAGGGGCCAAAGAAGAGGAAGCTGGCATTGGAGTTTGAGCGAGCCCAAGAGGACGCTCTGGTCAACCGGGTGCTCACGCTGATCGAGCCGAGTGGCGATGATCACAAGCTGACTCCCGCATATCTGCTCTGCCTGTGCATCCAACACTCGGCTCATTCGTTTCCACCCGGCAGCTTCGGGAAACTGCTCCTCAAAATCGCTAAGAAGATCCAGAGCATCGCATGG GAGAAGACAAAGGAATTGGCACAAAAGCAAGCTCAGCA TCAGGATCCAGCATCCCTGTCACTGCTTAGCATCTCTGACCTTGTGCCGGATCTTCAGGTCATTTTCTTTTGGATGGCGAACGCCATCGAGATCCTGTACTTCATTCAGCAGAAATCGCCTGCGTACATGCAGAATATTGAAATGATGGACAgcaaag CTGGATCTAAAGAGTCGCTCCTCTCTGCGACAATCTCAGCCAGCGAAGAGGTGATGACCATTCTGGAGGAAGTTATCATGTACACATTTCAGCAGTGTGTCTACTACATTACAAAG CTGTTTGGATTTGTcagtcagtgtgtatgtgtgttgtgtacaattTTTCTCCAGTCGTTGTACGTGGTGTTGCCAGCCTTGCTGGACTGCAGCCCTTTCGGAGGCGAGTCGTCATCAGAGGCATGCCGGCGGACGACGGGTGCACGGGCATGTACGTGCAGCGTGTGTGTCATGCCCGAGGCTGTTCGTCgggctctgtgtgtttttcagacCACAGCCGATCTCATGCAGCaatatcaggtccatgctgagaTCCAGAGCCAGATGTTCGCCTACCTGTTCTTCTTCACCAATGCCTCACTCTTCAATCTACTCATCGATAAAG gtcctGTGAGGGGCTGGTTCCAGCGTTCCCAAGCATTACACATACAGGCATGTTTGCGGATGATCCTAGACTGGGCGAAAGGAGCAGGACGAGCTCAGATCGCTCCGAAGTTTTTCGCTAAACTCTGCAGCGCAGTAaccatcctcatcactcctGCCTCACAACTTTCACAG ATGAGTTGGAAAGTCTTGCGTGCCGAACATCCGTCCCTGAAACCGGTCCAGCTTCACAGAATCCTTACACAGTACCAGCTGACCGGCGAGGTGGGTTCTGTTCCAATCTGGGTACCAAGCAGCGAAGATGAAGCCTACGTGTACAGAACAG tggatCTGCTGGAGAGCTTTGATAACCACCCTCCCATCGTGCTACCCAGCGCTGGCTTTAAGGTGGACCTGGAGAGCGAGTGTGTAGACGACAGCATCTACAGACAGCTACTGTATATCCGACACTTTCTGTGGGGTCTCCGCACCAAGACCCACGGCGGCACAGACCGACAGGAAATACAG CgtggagagggagaaggagaagtGCGCATTTCTTCCTTTGGAGGACGAGGAGAGGGCTCAGGAGCTGAGGAGAGGACAAGAGAACGAGCACACACTCCCCATTACAGAAACGGAACGAGCGCACGGCAGGCTCCAGACCCGTCCTGCCTGTTTACTCCGCCTAACACACCCCAGTAcccagaatacacacacaccccgtacACCAAACACTCGCAGCAGGAACACATCCCAGCTAACGGGTGTACACGCTCCACTCCCGAGCACAAGAAGATCAACGGATACATCAGCAATG GCCCTCTTAATGGGTGTGGCTTTCCTTTCCCCATCCCTCTGGCCCAGACCCTGAGCAATAATTCTGACCCTGTGTGTTCCGTCTTTGTAGTGGACTTGGATAAAGGACCCTATGGTCTGGGAATGGGACTCATTGACGGACTT CACACTCCTCTGAATTCACCGGGGATCTACATCCGCACACTGATCCCTGAAGGACCAGCCGCTTCGGACGGCCGGCTGCACATCGGAGACCGGATCCTGGCTGTGAACGGGAAAAGCCTCATCGGAGCCGATTACCAGAGGTTTCTCACACATATCTCCATCTCTCACAATCCACAATGTAACAACAGACACATCTGTCACTTATCAGGCCACAAACACAGACTAGTCCAGACAATATATTTAGCACTTATGGAAGTAAtgtccagtgtcagggcttttAAACTGGACAAAGGAGCTCATGCTTCTTTACGTTTTTTTCTGGTAGCATGA